One stretch of Caldinitratiruptor microaerophilus DNA includes these proteins:
- a CDS encoding SDR family oxidoreductase, with amino-acid sequence MAGQFAGKVALVTGGASGIGRATALAFAREGANVVVADVSAEGGEDTVRQIKAAGGDAVFVRADVSNSADVQNMVKVTVDTFGRLDYAFNNAGIEGALAPTADYPEDVWHRVLGINLSGVFLCMKYEIPEMVKRGGGAIVNNASILGLVGFANAPAYTAAKHGVVGLTKVAAMEYAQRGIRINAVCPGFIETPMVMERGVAAGKNREVYEQIAALSAMKRMGKPEEIAAAVMWLCSDAASYVTGTALTVDGAYTAQ; translated from the coding sequence ATGGCAGGGCAGTTCGCGGGCAAGGTGGCACTGGTGACGGGCGGGGCCTCCGGAATCGGCCGGGCGACCGCGCTCGCCTTCGCCCGGGAGGGCGCGAACGTCGTGGTGGCGGACGTGAGCGCCGAGGGCGGCGAGGACACGGTCCGCCAGATCAAGGCCGCAGGCGGCGACGCCGTCTTCGTTCGCGCCGACGTGTCGAACTCCGCCGACGTCCAGAACATGGTGAAGGTGACGGTCGACACCTTCGGCCGGCTCGACTACGCCTTCAACAACGCCGGCATCGAGGGCGCCCTCGCCCCCACCGCCGACTACCCCGAGGACGTGTGGCACCGTGTGCTGGGCATCAACCTGAGCGGCGTGTTCCTCTGCATGAAGTACGAGATCCCGGAGATGGTCAAGCGGGGCGGCGGGGCGATCGTGAACAACGCGTCCATCCTCGGGCTGGTCGGCTTCGCCAACGCCCCGGCGTACACGGCGGCCAAGCACGGGGTGGTCGGCCTCACGAAGGTGGCGGCCATGGAGTACGCCCAGCGCGGCATCCGCATCAACGCCGTGTGCCCCGGCTTCATCGAGACGCCGATGGTCATGGAGCGCGGGGTTGCAGCCGGCAAGAACCGGGAGGTGTACGAGCAGATCGCGGCTCTGTCGGCGATGAAGCGGATGGGCAAGCCCGAAGAGATCGCCGCCGCCGTGATGTGGCTCTGCTCGGACGCCGCCTCGTACGTGACCGGGACCGCCCTCACCGTGGACGGCGCGTACACGGCGCAGTGA